In Patescibacteria group bacterium, the following proteins share a genomic window:
- a CDS encoding glycosyltransferase, whose translation MKIAIGLVVHNEANNIESLLTSIIKEQFNSPTEIKVFVYTDRPTDSTENIVKDLSNLYQNKIRHLRGRQNRGKVHGVNTILYHIKKNTYNYVVMMDGDIKIKHGALCTLVEFMEKNPNILGAKPMCIPIIKGNFLQRIRATVIKKKVIFSSKNKMYKILTGRLNITRGINTYPFIETGHLYEDIKLNLTIPYTQIDICTDSTIEYEYKSSLLNQFRYKRREGRAFGMLKENFPCLYNEQKRRLRFSTYFLTGGLGGYFTEFVSSLNAIESVVFTVECLVNTLGFATGFIFNHLKNDRSVNTCSKWKK comes from the coding sequence ATGAAAATTGCTATTGGATTAGTGGTACATAACGAAGCTAATAATATAGAGAGCCTACTTACTAGCATAATTAAAGAGCAATTTAACAGCCCAACCGAGATTAAAGTTTTTGTTTATACCGACAGACCCACTGACAGTACGGAAAATATTGTAAAAGATCTATCTAATCTTTACCAGAACAAAATACGACATCTTAGAGGAAGACAAAATCGCGGAAAAGTACATGGCGTTAATACAATTTTGTACCACATTAAAAAAAATACCTACAATTATGTAGTTATGATGGATGGGGATATAAAAATTAAGCACGGGGCTCTATGTACATTAGTCGAATTTATGGAAAAAAACCCAAATATTCTTGGGGCTAAACCAATGTGCATACCGATAATCAAAGGAAATTTCCTACAAAGGATACGGGCTACTGTTATAAAAAAGAAAGTTATTTTTTCCTCAAAAAACAAGATGTACAAGATTCTAACAGGTCGTCTTAACATCACAAGAGGTATAAATACCTACCCATTTATAGAAACAGGTCATTTATATGAGGATATAAAACTCAATCTGACCATACCTTACACACAAATAGATATTTGTACTGATAGCACAATAGAATACGAGTATAAGTCCTCACTATTAAATCAATTTAGATACAAACGCCGAGAAGGTAGAGCTTTTGGTATGCTAAAGGAAAATTTCCCATGCCTATACAACGAACAAAAAAGAAGATTGCGTTTTTCCACATATTTTTTAACTGGGGGCTTGGGTGGCTACTTTACAGAATTCGTATCAAGCCTAAATGCTATTGAATCCGTTGTATTCACTGTAGAGTGTCTAGTAAACACTTTAGGTTTTGCAACTGGTTTTATATTTAATCACTTAAAAAACGACCGGAGTGTAAACACTTGTAGCAAATGGAAAAAATAA
- a CDS encoding UDP-glucose/GDP-mannose dehydrogenase family protein: MKISVIGTGYVGLVTGVVFADWGHSITCADINKEKIKMLHKGVMPIYEEGLQELVEKNVQEGRLLFTHDVAEAIRNTEVVIIAVGTPSSQSGSADLSAVWSVAKTIGENLNNYKIIVTKSTVPVGTNERVEEIVGKNAPKDAKFSVVSNPEFLREGTAIYDANNTDRVVMGSKDTKALDKIASLYSHLNAPIVKCDLRSAELIKYASNAFLATKISFINEIARICNSAGANVKVVAEGMGLDKRVGRAFLNAGIGYGGSCFPKDVEALYRTSSDHEYDFRLLRGVMDVNERQKYFYLEQILTHFKGNIAGKTFACLGLAFKNNTDDTRKSVAIEIVKMLRGEGALLRVFDPAAMENAEKILGNGVVYYAKSAADALKGSDALCILTEWQEFAELDLGKVKGALTGDVIFDGRNLFDPKKVKKAGLKYYGIGRR, encoded by the coding sequence ATGAAAATCTCTGTAATAGGCACGGGATATGTAGGATTAGTCACTGGTGTTGTCTTTGCCGATTGGGGACACAGTATAACTTGCGCTGACATCAACAAAGAAAAAATTAAAATGTTACATAAAGGTGTAATGCCAATTTACGAAGAAGGCTTACAGGAGTTAGTGGAGAAAAATGTTCAAGAGGGTAGGTTGCTTTTTACTCATGATGTTGCCGAAGCCATTAGAAATACCGAAGTTGTTATTATTGCAGTGGGAACTCCATCTAGCCAAAGTGGAAGCGCCGATCTTTCCGCTGTGTGGTCGGTTGCTAAAACAATTGGCGAAAACTTAAACAATTATAAAATTATAGTTACTAAAAGCACAGTTCCTGTTGGTACTAACGAGAGGGTGGAAGAAATTGTAGGCAAAAATGCTCCCAAAGACGCTAAATTCTCGGTTGTCTCAAACCCTGAATTTTTACGGGAAGGAACAGCAATTTACGATGCTAACAATACTGATAGGGTTGTCATGGGATCAAAAGATACCAAAGCCTTAGATAAAATTGCCTCTTTGTATTCTCATCTTAACGCTCCAATCGTCAAATGCGATTTAAGAAGCGCTGAATTAATTAAATATGCCTCCAACGCTTTTTTGGCAACAAAAATTAGCTTTATTAACGAGATTGCCAGGATCTGCAATAGCGCGGGTGCAAATGTAAAAGTAGTTGCCGAGGGAATGGGGCTAGATAAAAGAGTTGGAAGGGCTTTTTTAAACGCTGGAATTGGCTATGGTGGATCTTGTTTTCCTAAAGATGTAGAGGCTTTGTATAGAACAAGCTCCGACCACGAGTACGATTTTAGGTTGTTAAGAGGTGTAATGGATGTAAACGAAAGACAAAAATACTTTTATCTGGAGCAAATTTTAACTCACTTTAAGGGTAATATTGCAGGAAAAACCTTTGCCTGTTTAGGGTTGGCATTTAAAAATAATACCGATGACACCAGAAAATCTGTTGCCATAGAAATTGTAAAAATGTTACGAGGCGAAGGGGCGTTATTGCGGGTGTTCGATCCTGCCGCCATGGAAAATGCCGAGAAAATTTTGGGGAATGGGGTAGTTTATTATGCAAAATCAGCAGCGGATGCCCTTAAGGGCTCGGACGCTTTATGCATTCTTACCGAGTGGCAGGAATTTGCCGAACTGGATTTAGGCAAGGTAAAAGGGGCGCTAACTGGAGATGTGATTTTTGACGGTCGCAACCTTTTTGATCCCAAAAAAGTCAAAAAAGCAGGATTAAAATATTATGGGATTGGGAGGAGATAA